In a genomic window of Tissierella sp. Yu-01:
- the rsmB gene encoding 16S rRNA (cytosine(967)-C(5))-methyltransferase RsmB: protein MNSREIALNTLLDIDKNKSYSNLSISKHISGELSQQDENFIRELVYGVLENKSYIDHILSKVSKVKLKKIHPAILEIIRLGIYQLVFMDRVPTSAAVNESVNLAKKYGHKGSIGFVNGVLRNISRDKENISKIEIKDKVKYLSIKYSHPEFLVKRFIEEFGYEFTEELLIANNTTPKLNLRVNTLKTTKSELMKRLMDKGFIVTEGKYAKDAIIIHNPSRITSLDEFMNGYFTIQDESSMLVGQVLAPIEGSMVIDVCSAPGGKSTHMAQLMNNKGKILSRDLFDHKIKLVDENRKRLGIDIIDTQVYNALNLDTGLIGKFDYCLVDAPCSGFGLIRRKPEIKWNRTEEDINELSTLQIKILEISKNYLKYNGVLLYSTCTIIDDENINIIKKFLEDNPEFKLVSINDELYNAEKIDSAKDGYIQLYPNIHSTDGFFIAKMVKQG, encoded by the coding sequence ATGAACTCAAGAGAAATTGCTTTAAATACATTGTTAGATATTGATAAAAATAAAAGTTATTCTAATCTGTCAATTTCTAAGCACATAAGTGGTGAGTTATCACAGCAGGATGAAAACTTTATTAGGGAACTTGTTTATGGAGTCTTAGAAAACAAAAGCTATATAGACCATATATTATCGAAGGTCTCAAAGGTTAAATTAAAAAAGATACATCCTGCTATTTTGGAAATTATTAGATTGGGTATTTATCAACTTGTTTTTATGGATAGAGTGCCTACAAGTGCAGCAGTAAACGAATCAGTCAATCTAGCTAAAAAGTATGGACATAAAGGTTCAATAGGATTTGTTAATGGAGTATTAAGAAATATTAGTAGAGATAAAGAAAATATCTCGAAGATTGAAATTAAGGATAAGGTTAAATATTTAAGTATAAAATACTCACATCCTGAGTTTTTAGTGAAAAGATTTATTGAGGAATTCGGATATGAATTTACTGAAGAATTATTGATAGCAAATAATACTACTCCTAAGTTAAACTTAAGAGTTAATACATTAAAAACAACTAAATCTGAATTAATGAAAAGATTAATGGACAAAGGATTTATTGTAACTGAAGGAAAATACGCTAAAGATGCAATAATTATCCATAATCCTTCTAGAATAACTAGCCTAGATGAATTTATGAATGGTTACTTTACTATACAGGATGAAAGTAGTATGTTAGTTGGCCAAGTATTAGCTCCAATAGAAGGATCTATGGTAATTGACGTTTGTAGTGCACCTGGAGGTAAATCTACTCATATGGCTCAACTTATGAATAATAAGGGCAAAATACTATCTAGAGATCTATTTGATCATAAGATTAAGTTAGTAGATGAGAATAGAAAAAGATTAGGAATAGATATTATTGATACTCAAGTATACAATGCATTGAATTTAGATACTGGATTAATTGGCAAGTTTGATTATTGTCTTGTTGATGCACCTTGTTCAGGATTTGGGCTAATAAGGAGAAAACCAGAAATTAAATGGAATAGAACAGAAGAGGATATTAATGAATTATCAACTTTACAAATTAAAATATTGGAAATATCTAAAAATTATTTGAAATATAATGGGGTACTTTTATACAGTACTTGTACTATAATAGACGATGAAAATATAAATATAATAAAGAAATTTTTAGAAGATAACCCAGAATTTAAACTTGTATCTATAAATGATGAATTATATAATGCTGAGAAGATAGATTCAGCTAAAGATGGTTATATACAACTTTATCCAAATATACACTCTACGGACGGGTTTTTTATAGCTAAGATGGTAAA
- a CDS encoding zinc metallopeptidase, whose amino-acid sequence MFHYGVGYGSDYYLSYLIFVLPALLLGMYAQTKINTTFSKYLKVSSNTGLTGAQIARLILDRNGLNDVYVEQVRGKLTDHYDPRKRVLRLSNNVYSGSSIAAMSVAAHEVGHAIQHAEGYMPLIIRNNIAPIANFGSRMVWIFIMLGFILNAFYIDLGIILFLAVVLFQVITLPVEFNASKRALEQLENGISPVDNLRPAKQVLSAAALTYVAATLTAIGELARIFFLTRNRRD is encoded by the coding sequence ATGTTCCATTATGGTGTAGGATATGGTAGTGATTATTATTTATCATATTTAATTTTTGTACTTCCTGCTCTTCTCCTAGGTATGTATGCTCAAACAAAGATTAATACGACTTTTAGTAAATATCTGAAAGTATCAAGCAACACTGGCTTAACGGGGGCACAGATAGCAAGATTGATATTAGACAGAAATGGTTTGAATGATGTATATGTGGAGCAGGTAAGAGGAAAATTAACAGACCACTATGATCCAAGAAAAAGAGTTCTTAGATTGTCGAATAATGTATATAGTGGGAGTAGTATTGCAGCTATGAGCGTTGCAGCTCATGAGGTAGGTCACGCTATACAACATGCAGAAGGCTATATGCCACTTATTATTAGAAATAATATTGCACCTATAGCAAATTTTGGTTCTAGAATGGTTTGGATTTTTATAATGCTAGGATTTATTTTAAATGCTTTCTATATAGATTTAGGAATAATATTATTTTTAGCAGTGGTATTGTTTCAAGTCATTACACTTCCTGTTGAATTTAATGCGAGTAAAAGGGCATTAGAACAATTAGAGAATGGTATTTCACCAGTAGATAATTTAAGGCCTGCAAAACAGGTGTTAAGTGCAGCAGCATTAACATATGTTGCAGCTACACTAACAGCAATAGGTGAACTTGCAAGAATATTCTTTCTGACAAGAAACAGAAGAGACTAA
- the fmt gene encoding methionyl-tRNA formyltransferase, with product MNIIYMGTPEFAVPTLECLYNEGHNILLVITQKDKPKGRGKKIQFPPVKSKALELGLEVYQPDNINDRESIDMICGLNPDIIVVAAYGQILKKEILDMPKYGCINVHASLLPKYRGAAPINWVIINGEVNTGIAIMKMEEGLDTGDVILSKSIDINDNDDYLTIHDKLADIGGKLTVEAIKELAEGRANFSPQDDSKSSYAPMIYKETGHIDWNKSGVEIFNLVRGLKPWPIAYTDYNGENLKIHKVEFIEQTNKDIYGKIEKVSKDGIYVNVKDGYIIIKELQFPGKKVLTVGQYLAGNNIEVGIVLK from the coding sequence ATGAACATTATATATATGGGAACACCTGAATTTGCTGTACCGACTTTAGAATGTCTTTATAACGAAGGTCACAATATTTTACTTGTTATAACTCAAAAGGATAAACCAAAGGGAAGGGGTAAAAAGATACAATTTCCCCCTGTTAAAAGTAAGGCTTTGGAGCTTGGACTTGAAGTTTATCAACCTGATAATATAAACGACAGGGAATCAATCGATATGATTTGTGGTTTGAACCCAGATATTATAGTTGTTGCAGCATATGGTCAGATTCTTAAAAAGGAAATACTTGATATGCCTAAATATGGCTGTATTAATGTCCATGCGTCTTTATTACCAAAATACAGAGGGGCAGCTCCAATAAATTGGGTAATTATAAATGGAGAAGTTAATACAGGAATTGCTATTATGAAGATGGAGGAAGGACTAGATACAGGAGATGTTATATTAAGTAAGTCAATTGATATTAATGATAATGACGATTATTTAACTATACATGATAAACTTGCCGATATTGGAGGAAAACTAACTGTAGAGGCAATAAAGGAATTAGCAGAAGGTAGAGCTAATTTTTCACCTCAAGATGATAGCAAGTCTAGTTATGCGCCTATGATTTACAAAGAAACTGGACATATTGATTGGAATAAATCTGGAGTTGAAATATTTAACCTTGTTAGAGGTCTTAAACCATGGCCAATTGCTTACACTGATTATAATGGAGAAAATCTTAAAATTCATAAGGTGGAATTTATAGAACAAACTAATAAAGATATATACGGAAAAATAGAAAAGGTAAGTAAAGATGGTATATATGTTAATGTTAAAGATGGATATATTATAATAAAAGAATTACAGTTTCCGGGGAAAAAAGTACTCACTGTTGGTCAGTATTTAGCTGGAAACAATATAGAAGTAGGCATAGTTTTAAAATAA
- the def gene encoding peptide deformylase, translating into MALREIRLDGDPLLRKKSKEITEINDRIKVLLEDMVETMREANGIGLAAPQVGILRRAVVIDVGEGVLKLINPEIIENSGSIVDLEGCLSIPNLSGKVERPEKVKVRFLDENGKTRTIEAAGYLARAFCHEIDHLDGILYTDKAIETYSGDNEENLHEE; encoded by the coding sequence ATGGCATTAAGAGAAATTAGACTAGATGGTGATCCATTGTTAAGAAAAAAGTCAAAAGAAATTACTGAAATAAATGATAGAATAAAGGTATTGTTAGAAGATATGGTTGAAACTATGAGAGAGGCAAATGGCATTGGATTAGCTGCTCCACAGGTAGGAATTTTAAGACGTGCAGTAGTAATAGACGTGGGAGAAGGTGTTTTAAAGCTAATTAATCCTGAAATTATTGAAAATAGTGGTTCAATAGTTGACTTAGAAGGCTGCCTATCAATTCCTAACTTAAGCGGTAAGGTAGAAAGGCCTGAGAAGGTTAAGGTTAGATTTTTAGATGAGAATGGGAAAACTAGGACAATTGAAGCCGCTGGTTATTTAGCAAGAGCATTCTGTCACGAGATAGATCATTTAGACGGTATATTATATACTGATAAAGCAATAGAAACATATAGTGGAGATAACGAAGAAAATTTGCATGAGGAGTAA
- the priA gene encoding primosomal protein N', producing the protein MKYAEIIVDNRASKVDRPFTYKLGTFSNIAMEGMRVIVPFGRGNKPIKGFIIRILDDFTKGYKTKDIIDIIDTEPLVSKELIELGLWMKDKYLSPYLDALQQILPPGDYKEINTFIELNDFNKDNELELSEQRVVEYLRRKEICLLEELKKDIKISNFNEVLLGLSASKIISISIDIKTTVTKKYVRWIKINDSIEYNHAIELIGKRAKKQLEIFQYIYNNKESQLNKLLEALNTSLSTVRSLEEKNLIILYEKEINRTPIKKEIKTYRKLNFNYEQNYAFNQIVESIDNVRKDNYLIHGVTGSGKTEIYLQLVEEMLKRNKDSIILVPEISLTPQTIDRFVGRFGDEVAVLHSKLSHGERFDQWRSIRDGKVKIVVGARSAIFAPFRNLGLIIIDEEHEDTYKSSQNPKYNTLEVAQKRTELEDAMIILGSATPSIETYYRTLQGKFKLLNLKERATKQDLPKVVLVDMREELELGNKSIFSLALYNELKRNIEIGKQAILFLNRRGFSSFVSCRSCGHVIKCTNCEISMTYHRNVNRLRCHYCGKTEEIPKVCPECGSNYIKYFGVGTERVEVETKKLFPTARIVRMDSDTTIAKGSFEKILDDMKDRKIDILIGTQMISKGLDFPDVTLVGIIAADTTLNLPDYRSPEKAFHLITQVAGRAGRGDISGKVILQTYNPEHYSIIYSKNQDYLSFYNTEISLREEFLYPPFINLISILIYGDNNNSVKYMSSRIYDIIKEYIIDKHEDLFVNFLIGPNPAPIEKIKNNYRWQIIIKSSDDELEGLKSLLTRVCILDEYKIKEEGIKISIDINPNTIL; encoded by the coding sequence ATGAAATATGCAGAAATAATTGTAGATAATAGGGCTTCAAAGGTTGATAGACCGTTTACATACAAACTAGGAACCTTTAGTAATATTGCTATGGAAGGCATGAGAGTAATCGTTCCTTTTGGACGCGGTAATAAACCAATAAAAGGTTTTATCATAAGAATACTTGATGACTTTACTAAGGGTTATAAAACAAAAGATATAATAGATATAATAGATACAGAACCATTGGTTTCTAAAGAATTAATTGAACTGGGGTTATGGATGAAGGACAAATATCTTTCTCCATATTTAGATGCATTACAACAAATTTTACCACCTGGTGATTATAAGGAAATTAATACTTTTATAGAATTAAACGATTTTAATAAGGACAATGAATTAGAATTAAGCGAACAAAGGGTAGTTGAATATCTGCGAAGAAAAGAGATATGTTTACTAGAGGAGTTAAAGAAAGATATAAAAATATCCAACTTTAATGAAGTTTTATTAGGATTATCTGCTTCCAAAATAATTAGTATATCAATTGATATTAAAACTACTGTAACAAAAAAATATGTTAGATGGATAAAAATTAATGACTCTATTGAATATAATCATGCAATAGAGTTAATAGGGAAAAGAGCAAAAAAACAACTTGAAATATTCCAATACATATACAATAATAAAGAATCACAATTAAATAAATTATTAGAAGCTTTAAATACTAGTTTAAGTACTGTGAGATCTTTAGAAGAAAAGAATTTAATTATATTATATGAAAAAGAAATAAATAGAACTCCTATTAAGAAGGAAATTAAAACCTATAGAAAACTTAATTTTAATTACGAACAAAACTATGCTTTTAATCAAATAGTTGAATCTATTGATAATGTTAGAAAAGACAACTATTTGATACACGGAGTAACTGGTAGTGGTAAAACAGAAATATATTTGCAATTAGTTGAGGAGATGCTTAAAAGAAATAAAGATTCAATAATTCTTGTGCCTGAAATTTCCTTAACACCACAAACTATAGATAGATTCGTAGGTAGGTTCGGAGACGAAGTAGCAGTTCTTCATAGTAAGTTAAGCCATGGAGAGAGATTTGATCAATGGAGAAGTATTAGGGATGGGAAAGTAAAAATTGTAGTAGGTGCTAGATCAGCTATTTTTGCACCATTTAGAAATTTAGGTCTTATAATTATTGATGAGGAGCATGAAGATACTTATAAGTCATCACAAAATCCTAAGTATAATACTTTAGAAGTTGCACAAAAACGAACTGAATTAGAGGATGCGATGATTATATTGGGCTCTGCTACACCTTCAATTGAAACATATTATAGAACTTTACAAGGTAAGTTTAAATTGTTAAATCTTAAGGAAAGAGCTACAAAGCAAGATTTGCCTAAAGTAGTTCTCGTTGACATGAGGGAAGAACTAGAGCTAGGAAATAAGTCGATTTTTAGTTTGGCATTATATAATGAATTAAAAAGAAATATTGAAATAGGAAAACAAGCAATTTTATTTTTGAACAGAAGAGGATTTTCGTCATTTGTATCCTGTAGAAGTTGTGGGCATGTTATTAAATGTACAAATTGTGAAATATCCATGACATACCATAGAAATGTAAACAGGCTAAGATGCCATTATTGCGGTAAAACTGAAGAAATACCTAAAGTATGCCCTGAATGTGGAAGTAATTATATTAAGTACTTTGGGGTAGGAACTGAAAGAGTTGAAGTAGAAACAAAGAAATTATTTCCTACTGCTAGAATAGTTAGGATGGATAGCGATACAACAATTGCTAAAGGTAGTTTTGAGAAAATATTAGATGATATGAAAGATAGGAAAATTGATATATTGATTGGAACACAAATGATTTCAAAAGGTCTGGATTTTCCTGATGTAACATTGGTAGGTATAATCGCTGCTGATACAACTCTTAATTTACCTGATTATAGGTCGCCAGAAAAAGCATTTCATTTAATAACTCAGGTGGCTGGAAGAGCAGGGAGAGGAGATATTTCGGGAAAGGTGATTTTACAAACTTATAACCCCGAGCACTATAGCATAATCTACTCTAAGAACCAGGATTATCTAAGTTTCTATAATACTGAAATTTCCTTGAGAGAAGAGTTTCTTTATCCACCTTTTATTAATCTCATTAGCATTTTAATATATGGGGATAATAACAACTCAGTTAAATATATGAGTTCTAGGATTTATGATATAATAAAAGAATATATTATAGATAAGCACGAGGATTTATTTGTGAATTTCTTAATAGGACCGAATCCAGCACCTATAGAAAAAATAAAAAATAACTATAGATGGCAGATAATTATTAAGAGTTCAGATGACGAATTGGAAGGTTTAAAATCATTATTAACAAGGGTATGTATATTAGATGAGTATAAAATAAAAGAAGAGGGTATTAAAATCAGTATTGATATTAATCCAAATACAATATTATAG
- the coaBC gene encoding bifunctional phosphopantothenoylcysteine decarboxylase/phosphopantothenate--cysteine ligase CoaBC, whose amino-acid sequence MLKGKNIVLGVTGGIAVYKAADLVSKLVKQHANVEVIMTEAATKFVSPLTFQTMSVNKVHTEMFGLVSHFDVEHISLAQKADVILIAPATANTIGKIACGIADNLLTTVVMASHAKIIYAPAMNTNMYNNPIFQENMNKLKQLGHEFIKTGVGRLACGDYGAGKMAEPSEIVDYLISSFVRKDFLGKKVVITAGPTIEPIDPVRYITNHSSGKMGYSLAKEALDRGAEVILITGPTSLTPPEGAEVVKVNTTQEMFDAVGVYFDDCDILIKSAAPLDYKPDKVSPIKIKKNDEEGDNLDLKFVRNPDIAAHYGKLKKDQIIVGFAAETNNVEEFATGKLKKKNFDFIVANDVTEPGAGFKNDTNIATIIDNHGNLDKHPLMGKKHLAKIIFDKIYDIMDTRGAR is encoded by the coding sequence ATGCTTAAAGGAAAAAACATAGTATTAGGTGTAACTGGTGGAATAGCAGTTTATAAGGCAGCTGATTTAGTAAGTAAACTTGTCAAACAACATGCTAATGTCGAGGTTATAATGACAGAGGCAGCTACTAAATTTGTATCACCATTGACCTTTCAAACTATGTCTGTTAATAAGGTCCACACTGAGATGTTTGGTTTAGTATCACATTTTGATGTTGAGCATATTTCTTTGGCTCAAAAAGCAGACGTTATACTTATAGCTCCAGCTACAGCTAATACAATAGGAAAAATTGCATGTGGTATAGCTGATAATTTGTTGACAACTGTAGTTATGGCTTCTCATGCTAAAATTATATATGCACCGGCTATGAATACCAATATGTATAACAATCCTATTTTTCAGGAAAATATGAATAAATTGAAACAGCTAGGCCATGAATTTATAAAAACAGGTGTAGGTAGATTAGCATGCGGTGATTACGGTGCGGGCAAGATGGCAGAACCTAGTGAAATAGTTGATTATCTTATAAGCAGTTTTGTTAGAAAAGATTTTCTTGGAAAAAAGGTAGTAATAACTGCAGGACCAACTATTGAACCAATTGACCCTGTTAGATATATAACCAATCATTCCAGCGGTAAAATGGGTTATAGCTTGGCAAAAGAAGCTTTAGATAGGGGTGCAGAGGTAATTCTCATAACAGGACCTACTTCATTAACACCACCAGAAGGAGCTGAAGTTGTTAAAGTTAATACTACACAGGAAATGTTTGACGCTGTTGGGGTGTATTTTGACGATTGTGATATATTGATAAAATCAGCAGCTCCATTGGATTATAAGCCTGATAAAGTAAGTCCAATTAAAATTAAAAAGAATGATGAAGAAGGAGATAATTTAGATTTAAAATTTGTAAGGAATCCTGATATAGCGGCACATTATGGAAAGTTAAAGAAAGATCAAATAATTGTTGGCTTTGCAGCTGAAACCAATAATGTGGAAGAATTTGCTACAGGCAAATTAAAGAAGAAAAACTTTGATTTTATTGTTGCAAATGATGTTACCGAACCAGGTGCTGGATTTAAAAACGATACTAATATTGCGACTATTATAGATAACCATGGCAATTTAGATAAACATCCACTTATGGGTAAAAAACACCTTGCAAAAATTATCTTTGATAAAATATATGATATTATGGATACAAGAGGGGCTAGATAA
- the rpoZ gene encoding DNA-directed RNA polymerase subunit omega: MLNPSLKNLLIKGESKYTLVMVTSKRARQIIDGAKPMVETNSNKPVTIAIEELLEGKLEYESPNINSIK; the protein is encoded by the coding sequence ATGTTAAATCCGTCTTTGAAAAATTTATTGATAAAAGGTGAAAGCAAATATACATTAGTTATGGTTACATCAAAAAGAGCTCGTCAAATTATAGATGGTGCAAAACCTATGGTAGAAACCAATTCTAATAAACCTGTAACTATAGCTATAGAGGAACTATTAGAAGGAAAGTTAGAGTACGAAAGTCCAAATATAAATAGCATAAAGTAG
- the gmk gene encoding guanylate kinase, with the protein MSKGFLLVLSGPSGSGKGTVSQALMQKRNDIKFSISATTRKPRPTEINGENYFFLSEDEFKHMQENNEFLESAYVHTNYYGTPKKFVFDEIEKGEIVLLEIDVQGALQIKKNYKEAVFIFLLPPTMDELRNRIVKRGTETEEDINTRFNNAFKELDFVGEYDFFVVNDKVENAVNDIEAIIHSEKLRVKRHNDIKLNVLKQGGK; encoded by the coding sequence TTGTCAAAAGGATTTTTACTAGTCCTATCAGGACCTTCCGGCAGTGGGAAGGGTACTGTTAGTCAAGCATTGATGCAAAAAAGAAACGATATTAAATTTTCAATTTCAGCAACAACTAGAAAACCCAGGCCAACTGAAATAAATGGTGAGAATTATTTCTTCTTATCTGAGGATGAATTTAAACATATGCAGGAAAATAATGAGTTTTTAGAATCAGCCTATGTACATACAAACTACTATGGAACACCAAAAAAGTTTGTATTTGATGAAATTGAAAAAGGTGAAATTGTATTATTAGAAATTGACGTACAAGGTGCATTACAAATAAAAAAGAATTATAAAGAAGCTGTTTTTATATTCCTATTGCCTCCAACTATGGATGAACTAAGGAACCGTATAGTAAAAAGAGGAACAGAAACAGAAGAGGATATAAACACAAGGTTCAATAATGCTTTTAAAGAATTAGATTTTGTAGGAGAATATGACTTCTTCGTTGTAAATGACAAAGTTGAAAATGCAGTAAATGACATTGAGGCTATTATTCATTCAGAAAAGTTAAGAGTAAAAAGACATAATGATATAAAATTAAATGTTTTAAAGCAAGGAGGTAAATAA
- a CDS encoding DUF370 domain-containing protein, giving the protein MDIKLINIGFGNIVSANRIISIVSPESAPIKRLIQETRDKGLLIDATYGRRTRAVIITDSDHIILTAVQPETIANRISYKPNTNE; this is encoded by the coding sequence ATGGATATTAAATTGATTAACATAGGATTCGGGAATATTGTATCAGCAAATAGAATTATTTCTATAGTAAGTCCTGAGTCAGCTCCTATAAAAAGGCTCATTCAAGAAACCAGAGATAAAGGTTTACTGATAGATGCTACTTATGGACGTAGAACTAGAGCAGTTATAATAACAGATAGTGATCATATAATTTTAACAGCTGTACAACCTGAAACAATAGCTAATAGAATAAGTTATAAACCAAATACTAATGAATAA
- a CDS encoding YicC/YloC family endoribonuclease — protein MNQLIKSMTGYGKGEAASELYKFKVEIKAVNHRYSDISIKIPRHISYFEEKIKKIIKDKISRGKIDIYINLEYISESAIEVKVDIPLAKAYKEALDSLTEELNLNDEIKLNNILSISEVVRTDKKDLDEDLIWNTLKEALDIALENILKMRVVEGTELKNDIMKKLDNIEEEVNLIAERAPSVVLEYRERLRERIKNLLDDNVSLDEERLCNEIAFFADKSSIDEEIVRLYSHIKQFRAILNENNSIGRKLDFLIQELNREINTIGSKANDIIIAKYVVNLKSELEKIREQIQNIE, from the coding sequence GTGAATCAATTGATTAAAAGTATGACAGGTTATGGTAAGGGAGAAGCTGCGAGTGAATTATATAAATTTAAGGTAGAGATAAAGGCAGTAAACCATAGATATAGTGATATATCAATAAAGATTCCACGACATATTTCTTATTTTGAGGAAAAAATCAAAAAGATTATAAAGGACAAAATTAGTAGAGGGAAAATAGATATATATATAAATCTTGAATATATTAGTGAATCTGCCATTGAAGTAAAAGTTGATATACCATTGGCTAAAGCATATAAGGAAGCTCTTGATAGTTTAACAGAAGAACTAAATCTTAATGATGAAATTAAACTGAATAATATTTTAAGCATATCAGAAGTAGTGAGAACCGATAAAAAAGACTTAGATGAAGATCTTATATGGAATACTTTAAAAGAAGCTTTAGATATAGCATTGGAAAATATATTAAAAATGAGAGTAGTAGAAGGAACAGAATTAAAAAATGATATTATGAAAAAGTTAGATAATATTGAAGAAGAAGTTAATTTAATAGCAGAGAGAGCACCTAGTGTAGTATTGGAATATAGAGAAAGACTTAGAGAAAGAATTAAGAATTTACTTGATGATAATGTATCATTAGATGAGGAAAGACTATGTAATGAAATAGCATTTTTTGCAGATAAAAGTAGTATAGATGAAGAAATTGTAAGACTTTATAGCCATATCAAACAATTTAGGGCTATTTTGAATGAAAATAATTCAATAGGAAGAAAATTAGACTTTTTAATACAGGAATTAAACAGAGAAATAAATACTATAGGAAGTAAAGCTAATGATATTATAATAGCAAAATATGTTGTTAACCTTAAGTCAGAACTAGAAAAAATTCGTGAGCAAATTCAAAATATAGAATAA